A single Hippopotamus amphibius kiboko isolate mHipAmp2 chromosome 5, mHipAmp2.hap2, whole genome shotgun sequence DNA region contains:
- the LOC130854579 gene encoding putative peptidyl-tRNA hydrolase PTRHD1: MASFGTELQFLVRYLVSQRDLWIYRRLSSPGAVGAFVAQAWHTSCNHLHAAAYRWEQEHMRKVVLTAPEETALKKPAETLRFLMLWLEQPKNISTCIRLRPYPKEEVTGI; the protein is encoded by the coding sequence ATGGCATCCTTTGGCACAGAGCTGCAGTTCCTCGTGCGATATTTGGTGTCACAAAGGGATCTATGGATCTATCGCAGGCTCAGTTCTCCTGGGGCAGTGGGCGCCTTTGTAGCTCAGGCTTGGCACACCTCCTGCAACCACCTGCACGCAGCTGCCTATCGCTGGGAGCAGGAGCACATGCGCAAGGTGGTTCTTACGGCCCCAGAGGAGACAGCCCTAAAGAAGCCGGCTGAGACCCTGAGATTCCTCATGCTATGGCTGGAGCAGCCCAAGAATATCTCCACTTGCATTAGACTCAGGCCCTACCCCAAGGAAGAAGTGACCGGTATTTAA